In a genomic window of Pseudodesulfovibrio sp. S3:
- a CDS encoding CGGC domain-containing protein yields the protein MEKILIIGCRNTMDDVCIGCSRCLVAFNRREGYFERYKDVEAQIMGILNCGGCPGASIVPRLAQVKLWNLPLEEQPTKIHIGPCLADNCHYYKELVPKIQAKAGIEVIEGTHPYMPAKIWG from the coding sequence GTGGAAAAAATTCTGATCATCGGATGCCGAAACACCATGGACGACGTATGCATAGGCTGTTCCCGCTGTTTGGTGGCCTTCAACCGACGCGAGGGGTACTTTGAACGATACAAGGACGTAGAGGCACAAATCATGGGCATCCTGAATTGCGGTGGCTGTCCGGGGGCGAGCATCGTTCCCAGATTGGCCCAAGTCAAACTATGGAACCTGCCCCTGGAAGAACAGCCCACCAAGATCCACATCGGCCCGTGCCTGGCCGACAACTGCCATTACTATAAAGAGTTGGTGCCGAAGATACAGGCCAAGGCGGGCATTGAAGTCATCGAAGGGACTCACCCCTACATGCCGGCAAAGATATGGGGTTGA